The following proteins are encoded in a genomic region of Dehalococcoidia bacterium:
- a CDS encoding DegT/DnrJ/EryC1/StrS family aminotransferase translates to MYVPLVDLKAQHQVIAREVQDEIEAVLSSMQLVLGPNLARLEEEFARYCGVAHAVGVGSGTEALYLALRALGIGPGDEVVTVPFTFIATVEAIALCGARPVFVDVDPRTCTMDPGLLPAAITPRTRAIVPVHLYGLPADMECVMAVARRYGLAVVEDACQAHGAESLGRRAGSLGHIAAFSFYCSKNLGAYGDGGMVVTDDPALAQRVRLLRNHGQQERYRHEVLGTTSRLDELQAAVLRVKLRYLDEWNEARRARAQDYRRRLVGIPGLVLPCEPDHARHVYHLFVVRHPGRDALQRHLAARGIATGVHYPLPAHLQPACAHLGYREGDFPVSERLAREVLSLPMFPHLTTEQVEYVSMAIGEWCLAERADALDVAASD, encoded by the coding sequence ATGTACGTCCCGCTAGTGGACCTGAAGGCCCAGCACCAGGTCATAGCGCGCGAGGTGCAGGACGAGATAGAGGCCGTCCTGTCCTCCATGCAGCTCGTCCTGGGCCCCAACCTGGCGAGGCTGGAGGAGGAGTTCGCTCGCTATTGCGGCGTGGCCCACGCCGTGGGGGTCGGATCGGGAACTGAGGCCCTCTATCTGGCGCTGCGGGCCCTGGGCATCGGACCGGGGGACGAGGTGGTGACGGTGCCTTTCACCTTCATAGCCACGGTGGAGGCCATCGCCCTGTGCGGTGCCCGCCCCGTATTCGTGGACGTGGACCCCCGCACCTGCACCATGGACCCTGGGCTGTTGCCGGCTGCCATCACCCCCAGGACGCGGGCCATCGTCCCCGTCCACCTCTACGGGCTGCCGGCCGATATGGAGTGCGTGATGGCCGTGGCGAGGCGCTACGGCCTGGCCGTGGTGGAGGATGCCTGTCAGGCCCATGGCGCCGAGTCCCTCGGACGCAGGGCAGGCTCCCTGGGCCACATAGCCGCCTTCAGCTTCTACTGCTCCAAGAACCTGGGCGCCTATGGGGACGGGGGGATGGTGGTAACGGACGACCCCGCCCTGGCCCAGCGCGTGAGGCTGCTGCGCAACCACGGCCAGCAGGAGCGCTACCGCCACGAGGTCCTGGGCACCACCTCCCGCCTGGACGAGTTGCAGGCGGCGGTGCTGAGGGTCAAGCTCCGCTACCTGGACGAGTGGAACGAGGCGAGACGCGCCCGCGCCCAAGACTACCGGCGCAGGCTGGTGGGAATTCCCGGGCTGGTCCTGCCCTGTGAGCCGGACCACGCCAGGCACGTATACCACCTGTTCGTGGTCAGGCATCCGGGCCGCGACGCGCTGCAAAGGCACCTGGCTGCGAGAGGGATAGCTACGGGCGTCCACTATCCGTTGCCGGCCCATCTGCAGCCGGCCTGTGCCCATCTGGGCTACCGGGAGGGGGACTTTCCCGTCTCGGAGCGGCTGGCCCGCGAGGTGCTCTCGCTCCCCATGTTCCCCCATCTGACGACGGAGCAGGTCGAGTACGTGTCCATGGCCATCGGCGAGTGGTGCCTGGCCGAGAGGGCCGACGCCCTCGACGTGGCAGCGAGCGATTGA
- a CDS encoding O-antigen ligase family protein: protein MATLESAERRGISLPWFPFLPLAALVLVGTTPTTLQWLLVGTMAVLLALGLGRPVWAAAAVLVLELTIGNYMLPVAGGQVSLRLVVTASALLLALYHLLRGARLQGGLLLLLSLAFVGVCGATAYLNTDLAQAFKAMRFLATGLAAVVTLAVGLQTRDDLRLLLWVGLVTCLLSALAAISQHYNPMVGTPLVVTIPYRVGGISFQDLAGRAIGLAENPLHLADDMMLGLLVLSGVFVSVPFSLRQRWALALSALTLLAALYFSYTRSWPLAAGVGALAFLAYRGPYRRDVWLGLLLVAAAVVYVSDLRANRYTVTEDDSTLSRPILWQAATWMALDHPYLGIGPGRFVQLAPDYQTAVDPELLRQERQMGKRSVLGVYTPHNDYLNVWVTYGLPALGLYLALLVTAGLRLLRAYRLARDHLLQGVALGLLAALMAYAVNSAFHNYFDSAITLWMLVGAAAAVGGLVGREERYAAADAPGR, encoded by the coding sequence ATGGCTACTCTAGAGTCGGCGGAGCGCCGCGGCATCTCGCTGCCCTGGTTCCCCTTCCTGCCTCTGGCGGCGCTGGTGCTGGTGGGCACCACGCCAACGACCCTGCAGTGGCTGCTGGTAGGCACCATGGCCGTCTTGCTGGCCTTGGGGCTGGGGCGTCCGGTCTGGGCGGCGGCCGCTGTGCTGGTGCTGGAGCTGACCATCGGCAATTACATGCTGCCGGTGGCGGGCGGGCAGGTCTCGCTGAGGCTGGTGGTCACGGCGTCGGCCCTGCTCCTCGCCCTCTACCATCTGCTGCGGGGTGCCCGCCTCCAGGGAGGCCTCCTCCTGTTGCTCTCTCTGGCCTTCGTGGGCGTCTGCGGGGCTACGGCCTATCTGAACACCGATCTGGCGCAGGCCTTCAAGGCCATGCGATTTCTGGCCACGGGCCTGGCGGCTGTCGTTACCCTGGCGGTGGGCCTGCAGACGCGGGACGACCTGCGGCTGTTGCTGTGGGTGGGCCTGGTCACCTGCCTTCTTTCAGCGCTGGCAGCCATCTCCCAGCACTACAACCCGATGGTAGGCACCCCCCTTGTGGTGACGATCCCCTATCGGGTGGGGGGAATATCCTTTCAGGACCTGGCCGGGCGAGCTATCGGCCTGGCCGAGAATCCCTTGCACCTGGCCGATGACATGATGCTGGGGCTGCTGGTGCTGTCGGGCGTCTTCGTATCGGTGCCGTTCTCGCTGCGACAGCGCTGGGCCTTGGCGCTGTCGGCCCTGACGTTGCTGGCTGCCCTCTACTTCTCCTACACCCGTTCCTGGCCTCTGGCGGCAGGGGTGGGCGCTCTGGCATTCCTGGCCTATCGTGGCCCTTATCGCCGCGACGTCTGGCTGGGGCTGCTGCTGGTGGCGGCGGCGGTGGTCTATGTCTCGGACCTGCGGGCCAATCGCTACACGGTGACCGAGGACGATAGCACCCTGTCCCGCCCCATACTCTGGCAGGCTGCGACCTGGATGGCGCTGGACCATCCTTACCTGGGCATCGGGCCCGGGCGCTTCGTGCAACTGGCGCCTGACTACCAGACAGCGGTGGACCCGGAGCTGTTGCGGCAGGAGAGGCAGATGGGCAAGCGCTCCGTCCTGGGCGTGTATACTCCGCACAACGACTACCTGAACGTCTGGGTGACTTATGGCCTGCCTGCTCTGGGCCTCTACCTGGCCCTCCTGGTGACGGCGGGGCTTCGCCTGCTGCGGGCCTATCGCCTGGCCAGGGACCACTTGTTACAGGGGGTGGCCCTGGGGCTGCTGGCTGCCCTCATGGC
- a CDS encoding UDP-glucose/GDP-mannose dehydrogenase family protein, with the protein MRRHQLAVVGAGYVGLTVAACFAHLGHRVRCIECDRDKARALAKGRVPVAEPGIEELWRRHLADGSLQVFERPQEGLPGAEVVFLCVGTPAAPGGEADLSQVWAAAAGLAQGMPRGARAVLAVKSTVPPGTAHALRSLMCSLRPDLHLSVVANPEFLREGQALTDFLSPPRIVIGVEEEWAAVLLEELYAPLGAPVVRCSPSSAELAKYACNAFLAARISFVNEVAEIAEAVGADVAEVTRVMGMDPRIGPAYLEPGLGWGGSCLPKDLRALIAQARTLGVPVPLLEGVAATNARQVSRLVARLASLLGTLSGRRVALWGLAFKPGCGDTRDSPAVALGRALQEAGAEVWAYDPVASAPDFVLYRDPYRAAEGAEAAVLATAWPELRVLDWERLRSLMARPLVVDARNGLDSEAAQAAGFTYIPVGRPAVGHPAPAGVEGP; encoded by the coding sequence ATGAGAAGGCACCAGCTAGCAGTCGTCGGGGCAGGCTACGTAGGACTCACGGTGGCCGCCTGTTTCGCCCATCTGGGGCACCGGGTGCGCTGCATCGAGTGCGACCGGGACAAGGCCCGTGCCCTGGCCAAGGGCAGGGTGCCGGTGGCCGAGCCCGGGATCGAAGAATTGTGGCGTCGTCACCTGGCCGACGGCTCCCTGCAGGTGTTCGAGAGGCCGCAGGAGGGGCTGCCCGGGGCGGAGGTGGTCTTCCTCTGCGTGGGGACGCCGGCGGCGCCCGGCGGGGAGGCCGATTTGTCACAGGTATGGGCCGCCGCCGCAGGGCTGGCCCAGGGGATGCCGCGGGGCGCCCGTGCCGTCTTGGCGGTCAAGAGCACCGTACCGCCCGGCACGGCCCATGCCTTGAGATCCCTCATGTGCTCCCTCCGGCCGGACCTGCACCTGTCGGTGGTGGCCAATCCCGAATTCCTGCGGGAAGGGCAGGCCCTGACCGATTTCCTGTCGCCACCTCGCATCGTCATCGGCGTCGAAGAAGAGTGGGCCGCTGTCTTGCTGGAAGAGCTGTATGCCCCTCTGGGGGCGCCGGTGGTGCGCTGCAGCCCCTCCAGCGCTGAGCTGGCCAAGTATGCCTGCAACGCCTTCCTGGCTGCCCGCATCTCCTTCGTCAACGAGGTGGCGGAGATAGCGGAGGCGGTGGGGGCTGACGTGGCCGAGGTTACGCGAGTGATGGGGATGGACCCTCGCATCGGGCCGGCCTACCTGGAGCCTGGCCTGGGATGGGGAGGGAGCTGCCTGCCCAAGGACCTCCGCGCCCTCATCGCCCAGGCGCGAACGCTGGGGGTGCCGGTGCCGCTTTTGGAAGGGGTGGCAGCTACCAACGCTCGACAGGTGTCGCGCCTGGTGGCCCGCCTCGCTTCCCTGCTGGGGACGCTGTCGGGGCGGCGGGTAGCCCTGTGGGGCCTGGCCTTCAAGCCTGGCTGCGGCGACACCCGCGACTCGCCTGCGGTGGCCCTCGGCCGTGCCCTGCAGGAAGCGGGTGCCGAGGTCTGGGCCTACGATCCGGTGGCCTCAGCGCCCGACTTCGTCCTCTATCGCGACCCTTACCGAGCGGCGGAGGGGGCCGAGGCGGCGGTGCTGGCGACCGCCTGGCCCGAGCTGCGGGTCCTGGACTGGGAACGACTGCGCTCCCTGATGGCGAGGCCCCTCGTGGTGGACGCCCGCAACGGTCTGGACAGCGAGGCCGCGCAGGCAGCCGGGTTCACCTATATCCCGGTGGGGCGTCCCGCAGTGGGACACCCTGCGCCGGCGGGGGTGGAAGGCCCATGA
- a CDS encoding Gfo/Idh/MocA family oxidoreductase, with protein sequence MRIGLVGCGYWGSKHLRVLHELGRGVDVVIADSDRDRLEQLARVYPSVGMASDYDELLERCRAVIIATPPASHYGLARRALLADRHVLVEKPFTTSSSQARELVELAQRRRLVLMVGHTFLYSPPVRALRAIVQEGRLGRVLHLDSQRLGFGLLQPDIHVLWDLASHDIAILAYLLGQWPRQASAWAAHHLGQQPHWEVGHAHLRFPDGASAHVHASWLCPYKVRQLTVVGSRASIVYDDTSPEPLRLCERQILLPEVDGQRQWVPPSYRWGDAHLPHVPLMEPLLEEDAEFLRCIEDGSPPLSDGHWGLRVVQVLEALDRSLACGGLEVEVEGELAPIAITRKETA encoded by the coding sequence ATGCGCATAGGGCTGGTGGGCTGTGGCTACTGGGGGTCCAAGCACCTGAGGGTGTTGCACGAGCTGGGCCGGGGCGTGGACGTGGTCATCGCCGACAGCGATCGCGACCGCCTGGAGCAGTTGGCCCGCGTCTATCCCAGCGTGGGGATGGCCTCCGATTACGACGAACTGCTGGAGCGTTGCCGGGCGGTCATCATCGCCACTCCCCCGGCCAGCCACTATGGCCTGGCGCGGCGTGCCCTGCTGGCCGACAGGCACGTGCTGGTGGAGAAGCCCTTCACCACCTCCTCGTCGCAGGCCCGGGAGCTGGTGGAGCTGGCCCAGAGGCGTCGCCTGGTGCTGATGGTGGGCCACACCTTTCTCTACAGCCCCCCGGTGCGAGCGCTGAGGGCCATCGTGCAGGAAGGGCGGTTGGGGAGGGTGCTGCACCTGGACAGCCAGCGCCTGGGCTTCGGGCTGCTGCAGCCCGATATCCACGTGCTTTGGGACCTGGCTTCTCATGACATCGCCATCCTCGCGTACCTGCTGGGGCAATGGCCCCGTCAGGCGTCGGCCTGGGCCGCGCACCACCTCGGTCAGCAGCCTCACTGGGAGGTGGGGCATGCCCATCTGCGCTTCCCTGACGGCGCTTCGGCCCACGTGCATGCCAGCTGGCTCTGTCCCTACAAGGTGCGCCAGCTGACGGTGGTGGGGTCCCGCGCCAGCATCGTCTACGACGATACCAGTCCCGAGCCGCTGAGGCTGTGCGAACGCCAGATCCTGTTGCCCGAGGTGGACGGGCAGCGGCAATGGGTCCCTCCCAGCTATCGGTGGGGAGATGCACACCTGCCCCACGTGCCCCTCATGGAGCCGTTGCTGGAGGAGGATGCCGAGTTCCTGCGCTGTATAGAGGACGGCAGCCCTCCCCTCAGCGACGGCCACTGGGGGCTGAGGGTGGTACAGGTGCTGGAGGCGCTGGACCGTTCCCTGGCCTGCGGTGGGCTGGAGGTGGAAGTGGAGGGCGAACTGGCCCCCATCGCCATCACGAGGAAGGAGACGGCATGA
- a CDS encoding glycosyltransferase, protein MLVSVVVPVYNMARYLPACLDSVLAQQGVPLEVVVVDDGSTDDVEAAVSPHRDRVRFVRQRHAGLSAAINTGVEASTGELVAMMDADDLLLPGSLAVRARLLEEMPSVGLVFGPALVIDPEGRCVGWRRPRLREGLLPSARALRWLLRGCRIPTSTVMVPRRVLDELGPFRDEAYPGEDWHMWLLIASSHDLYYLERPLACYRRHGGSVTAGYLLEEVERSHLFTLADVFARLGPQRRALEPLARACLERTLAALAARLGRRRRFLRYLARAVVRRPGIVLEAETWGCLGVGLRSLLPPPALTTARRLKASLGWGKPPQPVSHIR, encoded by the coding sequence ATGCTGGTGTCGGTGGTGGTTCCCGTTTACAACATGGCCCGCTATCTGCCTGCCTGCCTGGACAGCGTGCTGGCCCAGCAGGGGGTGCCCCTGGAGGTGGTGGTGGTGGACGACGGCTCCACCGATGACGTGGAGGCGGCTGTGTCCCCTCACCGGGACCGCGTCCGCTTCGTCCGTCAACGCCACGCTGGCCTATCGGCCGCCATCAACACCGGGGTAGAGGCGAGCACGGGAGAGCTGGTGGCCATGATGGACGCGGACGACCTGCTCCTGCCTGGCTCTCTGGCAGTGCGTGCCCGTTTGCTGGAGGAGATGCCGTCGGTGGGGCTGGTCTTCGGGCCTGCCCTGGTCATCGACCCCGAGGGGAGGTGTGTGGGCTGGCGGCGGCCTCGGCTTCGGGAGGGGTTGTTGCCCTCGGCCCGCGCTCTGCGCTGGCTCTTGAGGGGGTGTCGCATCCCCACCTCCACCGTAATGGTGCCCCGACGGGTGCTGGATGAGCTGGGTCCTTTCCGCGACGAGGCCTACCCGGGGGAGGACTGGCATATGTGGCTGCTCATCGCCTCCAGCCACGACCTCTACTACCTGGAGCGGCCCCTGGCCTGCTACCGCCGTCACGGCGGGAGCGTCACCGCTGGCTACCTGCTGGAAGAGGTGGAGAGGTCGCACCTGTTCACCCTGGCCGACGTCTTCGCTCGGCTGGGCCCGCAGCGGCGCGCGCTGGAGCCTCTGGCCCGTGCCTGTCTGGAGCGGACGCTGGCTGCCCTGGCTGCGCGTCTGGGGAGGCGCCGCCGCTTCCTGCGCTACCTGGCGCGGGCGGTGGTGCGGCGGCCCGGCATTGTGCTGGAGGCCGAGACCTGGGGCTGCCTGGGAGTGGGCCTCCGCTCGTTGCTTCCCCCGCCTGCGTTGACGACGGCGCGGCGTCTGAAGGCCTCCCTGGGATGGGGCAAACCGCCCCAGCCAGTCTCCCACATCCGCTGA
- a CDS encoding class I SAM-dependent methyltransferase, with product MLTVRTKAKALAAAWQPWATTLRHAAWALRRAAEERRATGRPSELEELADYLQLPLSQVAVLCSLGTSLVAARWRALAPSSQEEVRAFYAHCSEYLYDLVFWHLGDEYRSLLHLLAEETGGRCLTFGGGTGSEALYLAERGNETWYMDVPGSPVWRFARWRAQRRGLEVRFVERWPAGAELDCVVAFNVFGSLTPQELADVLPEMASSLRPGGRLYCNNDFRPSPTHPYMFDNSALWDSLMRRLGLVRVHANLWTKGAGGEP from the coding sequence ATGCTGACGGTCAGGACGAAGGCTAAGGCCCTGGCGGCCGCGTGGCAGCCGTGGGCGACCACGCTTCGCCATGCGGCCTGGGCCCTGCGCCGCGCAGCCGAGGAGCGACGGGCGACAGGCCGCCCTTCGGAGCTGGAGGAGCTGGCTGACTACCTGCAGCTTCCCCTTTCTCAGGTGGCGGTCCTCTGCTCGCTGGGGACGTCCCTGGTGGCCGCCCGCTGGCGTGCCCTAGCACCCTCGTCGCAGGAGGAGGTGCGGGCCTTTTACGCCCATTGCTCCGAGTACCTGTACGATCTGGTCTTCTGGCATCTGGGGGACGAGTACCGCTCGTTGCTGCATCTGCTGGCCGAAGAGACCGGCGGCCGCTGCCTCACCTTCGGGGGAGGGACCGGCAGCGAGGCCCTCTACCTGGCGGAGAGAGGCAATGAGACCTGGTACATGGACGTGCCTGGCTCCCCAGTGTGGCGGTTCGCCCGCTGGCGCGCCCAGCGCCGGGGCCTGGAAGTCCGTTTCGTCGAACGTTGGCCAGCAGGAGCGGAGCTGGACTGCGTGGTGGCCTTCAACGTCTTCGGCAGTCTGACCCCCCAGGAGCTGGCCGATGTCCTGCCCGAGATGGCCTCCTCTCTGCGGCCGGGCGGGCGTCTCTACTGCAACAACGATTTTCGTCCCAGCCCCACTCACCCTTACATGTTCGACAACTCGGCCCTGTGGGACTCCCTCATGAGGCGTTTGGGCCTGGTCCGAGTGCACGCCAACCTGTGGACCAAGGGGGCAGGTGGGGAGCCGTGA
- a CDS encoding NAD-dependent epimerase/dehydratase family protein, which translates to MGQGRTVAVTGGAGFIGSFLVERLVSDGWRVVCIDNFDPFYPRHLKERNLAPLLGHPRFRLALADVRRKEQLRAALRDEPVEAVVHLAARPGVRQSFSRPLAYLRSNVLGTMNVASLCREMGVRRLVLGSSSSVYGMVEGMANEEMACRPLSPYGASKLAAEAVAAACATGGLSVVALRLFTVYGPRQRPDMALERFASALMRGLPVYLHGDGLVRRDFTFVDDAVEALVLALTAPLSGFQAINVGGGSPRAVGELLSLLEEQMGRRTKVLRLPLPEGDPPLTWADIGKARALLGYVPRVGLEEGVRRYVEWRLRCGHA; encoded by the coding sequence ATGGGGCAGGGACGCACAGTGGCGGTCACGGGCGGGGCCGGCTTTATCGGCTCGTTCCTGGTGGAGCGACTGGTCTCCGACGGGTGGCGGGTGGTGTGCATCGACAATTTCGACCCCTTCTATCCTCGCCACCTGAAGGAGCGGAACCTGGCCCCCCTTCTGGGTCACCCTCGATTCCGTCTGGCGCTGGCCGATGTCAGGAGGAAGGAGCAGTTGAGGGCGGCACTGAGGGACGAGCCGGTGGAAGCGGTAGTCCACCTGGCCGCCCGGCCCGGCGTGCGCCAGTCGTTCAGCCGCCCGCTGGCCTACCTGCGCAGCAACGTGCTGGGAACCATGAACGTGGCCTCCCTCTGCCGGGAGATGGGGGTGCGACGACTGGTCCTCGGGTCCTCTTCCTCTGTCTACGGGATGGTAGAGGGGATGGCCAACGAGGAGATGGCCTGTCGTCCCCTCTCCCCTTATGGGGCATCGAAGCTGGCGGCGGAGGCGGTGGCGGCGGCCTGCGCCACCGGTGGCCTGTCGGTGGTGGCGCTGCGCCTGTTCACCGTCTACGGGCCACGGCAGCGCCCCGACATGGCCCTGGAGCGGTTCGCCTCCGCCCTGATGAGGGGTCTCCCCGTATACCTGCACGGCGATGGCCTGGTCCGGCGCGACTTCACCTTCGTGGACGACGCCGTGGAGGCGCTGGTGCTGGCCCTGACAGCCCCTCTGTCCGGCTTCCAGGCCATCAATGTGGGCGGGGGCAGCCCCAGGGCCGTGGGCGAGCTGCTGTCGCTGCTGGAGGAGCAGATGGGACGCCGGACGAAGGTCCTGCGGTTGCCCCTGCCGGAGGGCGATCCGCCTCTCACCTGGGCGGACATCGGCAAGGCGCGCGCCCTGCTGGGCTACGTGCCGCGGGTGGGCCTCGAGGAGGGTGTGCGCCGATACGTGGAGTGGCGGTTGCGGTGCGGCCATGCCTGA
- a CDS encoding acyltransferase has translation MGKPDFGTEPYLIEIGNHVTISSRVTFVTHDGATWVFRHRPEYRGLQRFGRIVIEDNCFIGTGAIILPDVRIGPNSVVAAGAVVTRSVPPDTVVAGVPARPICTYQEFVRRSVPRCRYYPPEVTGDRRKLRRVLMDTIPYPSSCASQEE, from the coding sequence ATGGGCAAGCCTGACTTCGGCACCGAGCCTTACCTCATCGAGATAGGCAATCATGTCACCATCTCCAGTCGGGTCACTTTCGTCACCCATGACGGCGCAACGTGGGTGTTCCGCCACCGGCCCGAATACCGAGGGCTGCAGCGCTTCGGGCGCATCGTCATCGAGGACAACTGCTTCATCGGCACAGGGGCCATTATCCTGCCCGATGTCCGCATCGGCCCCAACTCGGTGGTGGCGGCCGGGGCGGTGGTGACCCGCTCGGTGCCCCCCGACACGGTGGTGGCGGGGGTGCCTGCCCGCCCCATCTGCACCTACCAGGAGTTCGTGCGCCGCTCGGTCCCTCGCTGCCGCTACTATCCGCCCGAGGTGACGGGCGACCGTCGCAAGCTGCGGCGGGTGCTGATGGACACCATTCCCTATCCCTCCAGTTGCGCGTCACAGGAGGAGTGA
- a CDS encoding sugar transferase has protein sequence MDVAVAVMVLAWLAPVWGAIALAIALDSPGGVLFRQRRLGRGRRPFTMYKFRTMHVGADDAFHRQAVARWARGTPCQVDGRSAYKPERDPRVTRVGRFLRLTGLDEVPQLLNVLRGDMSLVGPRPAIPYELEHYRPWYHRRFVVKPGITGLWQVNRHLAPSLEEAMALDLAYVRRMSLRLDLEVLARTVPLVLGKRLSF, from the coding sequence TTGGACGTCGCGGTAGCTGTCATGGTCCTGGCCTGGCTGGCGCCTGTCTGGGGAGCCATTGCCCTGGCCATAGCTCTGGACTCGCCGGGAGGCGTCCTATTCCGTCAGCGGCGGTTGGGCCGGGGCCGACGTCCCTTCACCATGTACAAGTTCCGAACCATGCACGTCGGTGCCGATGACGCCTTTCATCGCCAGGCGGTAGCCCGTTGGGCGCGTGGGACGCCCTGCCAGGTCGATGGACGTTCAGCCTACAAACCCGAGCGAGACCCCCGGGTCACCCGAGTGGGACGCTTCCTGAGGCTGACAGGCCTGGACGAGGTGCCCCAGCTTCTGAACGTCCTGCGGGGGGATATGAGCCTGGTGGGGCCACGGCCCGCCATTCCGTACGAGCTGGAGCATTACCGTCCGTGGTACCACCGCCGGTTCGTGGTGAAGCCCGGTATTACCGGCCTGTGGCAGGTGAACCGCCATCTGGCGCCCAGCCTGGAGGAGGCCATGGCGCTGGACCTGGCCTATGTGCGGCGCATGTCCCTGCGCCTGGATCTGGAAGTCCTGGCTCGCACGGTGCCGCTGGTGTTGGGGAAGAGGCTCAGCTTCTGA
- a CDS encoding oligosaccharide flippase family protein, protein MPEEKGTTGSESLSLASGSFLLLLGRVLEYLAVGVAGVLIARGLGPEGRGVYSLVSQSALWAVAFLVPGLAEAAIYLAGRGYYRLAQLWGNYLSWCLAVMALLAAVALAASMVGLPVLGMEPWQLALALSGGAAVLLYQGAQTLLLGQGWAGRYVLAQVSGPLVRLAGIGVAALLGMTVTLVLGVWLGATVAAAILALALLRLPLRPAFDRQSMRSQLVFGGKGFAGWVLAALNHRVDVFIVGGVLGAAAVGQYTVAFNSAELSWWIPLAVGSILFPKASALSADAGIRLGAAACRRTLLVAALSIAVLGVSGHHLIPLLYGEEFRQSVTSFYVLLPSGLLYSVSKVLSSSLWGLGRPEVGIYAGAASLPAMLTLNVVLVPRIGIEGAAIASLVAYFLNAAVVLGTFARYSEMAWWQAVAPRPDDLRVLVQGGLSVLDRARGWAGIGTLGSDTR, encoded by the coding sequence ATGCCTGAGGAAAAGGGCACCACGGGCAGCGAGTCCCTTTCCCTGGCCTCGGGCTCTTTCCTGCTGCTCCTGGGGAGGGTGCTGGAGTACCTGGCGGTGGGAGTGGCGGGTGTGCTCATCGCCCGTGGCCTCGGGCCCGAGGGCCGTGGCGTCTACAGCCTGGTGAGCCAGTCGGCCCTGTGGGCCGTCGCCTTCCTGGTGCCGGGCCTGGCCGAGGCCGCCATCTACCTGGCAGGGCGTGGCTATTATCGGCTGGCCCAGCTTTGGGGCAACTACCTGAGCTGGTGCCTGGCGGTGATGGCCCTGCTGGCCGCGGTGGCACTGGCGGCGTCGATGGTCGGGCTGCCTGTGCTGGGCATGGAGCCGTGGCAGCTGGCGCTGGCCCTGAGCGGAGGAGCGGCGGTGCTGCTCTACCAGGGCGCCCAGACCCTTCTGCTGGGGCAAGGTTGGGCGGGCCGCTATGTCCTGGCGCAGGTTTCGGGGCCGCTGGTGAGGCTGGCGGGAATAGGGGTGGCGGCCTTGCTGGGCATGACGGTGACGCTGGTGCTGGGGGTGTGGCTGGGGGCCACGGTGGCCGCCGCCATCCTGGCCCTGGCCCTGCTCCGGCTCCCCCTTCGCCCCGCTTTCGATCGGCAGTCGATGCGCAGCCAGCTCGTCTTCGGTGGGAAGGGGTTCGCGGGCTGGGTGCTGGCGGCCCTGAACCACCGGGTCGACGTCTTCATCGTTGGCGGCGTGCTGGGGGCGGCCGCCGTTGGCCAGTATACCGTGGCCTTCAATTCGGCCGAGCTGAGCTGGTGGATACCCCTGGCAGTAGGGAGCATCCTCTTCCCCAAGGCCTCGGCCCTCTCGGCCGACGCCGGCATCCGGCTGGGGGCGGCCGCCTGCCGTCGGACGCTGCTGGTGGCTGCCCTGAGCATCGCCGTGCTGGGGGTCTCGGGGCACCATCTGATTCCTCTCCTCTACGGCGAGGAGTTCCGCCAGAGCGTCACATCCTTCTATGTCCTGCTGCCCTCGGGGCTGCTGTACAGCGTCAGCAAGGTGCTGAGCAGCTCCCTGTGGGGCCTCGGGCGGCCCGAAGTGGGCATTTACGCCGGGGCAGCGTCCCTGCCGGCCATGCTGACCCTCAACGTAGTCCTGGTCCCTCGGATAGGCATCGAGGGGGCGGCCATCGCCTCGCTGGTGGCCTACTTCCTCAATGCTGCGGTGGTCCTGGGCACCTTCGCCCGCTACAGCGAGATGGCCTGGTGGCAGGCCGTGGCGCCGCGGCCCGACGACCTGCGGGTGCTGGTGCAGGGCGGGCTTTCGGTCCTGGATCGCGCCCGCGGGTGGGCCGGCATCGGCACCCTGGGGAGCGACACGAGGTGA